Within the Rosa rugosa chromosome 2, drRosRugo1.1, whole genome shotgun sequence genome, the region TACCTTCTTTCGAAAAAATGATGTGAAATGCCACTGCTGCTGTATTTTGAGCAATTGCGGCAATGACATATCTTGAGACTGCCATACCATACTTCTTGCTTTGCAAACTTAGAAATCAATAACTTCCATATCAACATTCCATTCCATAATCGTGCTGTCAGCTGTCCTCATTGGAAAATCTTCGTTCTACATTATATGGCTTTTAAAACCTCTCCAAGAACTAGTCCCCACTGAGTCCAATGGGAGCCACCCTACAATACAGAATCCAACAAAACAACTGACATTCAGGACACAGTAACTGCATTAATTTTATCTGAATCTCAAGAGCCTCAGACCTTACTTCATAATTGCAGAACAGTAATTTTTGGGTTTCAAGCAGGAAAATATACCGTATCAACAAGCACTTACCTGGCAAAATACAGCGAATGGCTCTCTTAATGGTCCATCACATGAAAGCTCACTTGTACTCCCATCAACAAATGTTCCATCAGCAAATATCACCTGAAAGATGTAACCAACTCAAATTATTGGAAATGAAGTCATAACAGATTAGCTTCCAAATGCAAGTTAAACTTGAACTGCAACTTTGTAATGCAAGATTTGCCACCCCTCTGGAAATAAAGTTATCCACATAGTGACCCAATTTCAATGTTCAGAAAGATTCACTAATGCTATTATGCAATCTTGGCTTTCGAAGTAGAAGGTACCTAGTGAAGAGCTTAATAAAAATTGTGTAGCCATGCAGGTATTGAATTCATAATTTAATAGAAGTTGCCGGATACTTGTTTCTGTTCTTGTGAACAATGCAATATAGGAGACTTTagtcctaaaatattgtacaaCTGAATGTAGAATTAATGTGGCCAGACCTCTGATGCATATCCAGGAGTTGTGCCAGCAATTGGTTTAGTAAATGAACCGACTGGGGAGCTCCTCTGCACAGCCTCACAGAAAGCAAGAAGACGCTCACGATTTCCAAGCTGTATGGCCTGAAAGAAATTACATATATTTGAGATTTGCTTCTATTTCCAGCAGAGCATACTTATTAACAGCCATTGTCATTCAGCATAAATCTATTTGACGAAAAAAATTAAGTATACAAAATAGCAGACATTGATAACCCCAGACCATAATGTTTTTTAGACGTTCACTTGAAAAGGATATAAAATAAATCACAATAACCTGTACAGTGTCATGGCGAGGAACACGAGGAAGGGGCTGGACCTTATACCCTTTGGAAGCCATAACTTCAGCTACTAGGAAAGTCCCCTATTATTTACATGGGGAAAAAAATAATTAGTTACAAGTTGAACTAGTAAAAATTAAATGTGAAACTAGGAAGTGCAGATGCCAATACCTTGATAGCCTCGCCAACCATTTGAGGTGAAAGGAACAAACCTTGGAAAAATGCTCTCATAGTGTGACCAGGAGTTGAGCCACAATCAACTGCAAGGCCAGGTGCAGACAGACGAGCTGCTGCTGCTTTTACCCATCTTTCTCTTCCTGCAACATATCCACCACATGGGGCTATAGTTCCACCAGGATTTTTTATCAAACTGCCAGCAATTAAATCTGCACCCTGAACACATAACAGCATTTTATTGcctttatctttttctttcaaaataaGAGATCTAAAGTCGATACAAAATATGTCACGCACCACCATTGGAGGTTCAATGCTTTCCACAAATTCACCATAACAGTTATCCACCATGACCAGGCAGTTAGGATTCTGCATCTGTTTAATATAAGAAGAAAAACAGTCTAAAGTTTAAGACAGTGGAAGTGGGGCAGGGAAGAAATCGCAGAGTTAACAAATACAAATTTCATAAATATAGAATATATCATTTTCTGGATACTGCAGAATGACTTAGATTACAACAACGGAAGTGTCAATGAAATTCTTCCAAGATGATAACCCCTGTTTTGGTTAATTTATGATCGAATCCGAATAAAGAGCATTTGAGTTTTAAAACGATAATGCTATATAAAATAGAACACTATCTTAATTCGATAGAGGTCCACATTTCGTACAGTTTATGGTTGTTGCAGTTATTCACTTTATGAAACACTCTCCCTAGAAAGCCAGTTACATGTAATTCTATTGGACATTCTGAGAAATTTACCTTAATTATCTCAATTGCTCGCCTTATATCATCCACACTTAAACTCTGACGCCATGAATAACCACATGACCGCTGAATGAGTGCACATTTTGTTTCAGGGTTCAAAGCATGCCTAAGCGCATCCCAGTCAAGGCCACCATCTTCAGCAAGCTAAAATGACACCAAAAGTGAGAAATTTGACGAAGAACAGCCAGAAATCTTAATGAACTGGTATAATTAAGAACATACTGGAACTTCACGGTATTTCACTCCAAAGTCTATCAAGGATCCCATGCCATGAGAGTCTCTCTTTCCAATAACTTCCTCCAAGGTATCATAGGGAGGACCAGCAACTGCCAAAAGCTGACATTTAGATTAGTCTAAGTCTAAATCATATTCCCTATACAAAGCGGACGAAGAACAAAATATGGCTGCAGATAAACTTTCAATAAAGTCCATCCAACATCTACTAATAGCTCACCTCATCTCCTGGCCTTAGAAAAGCAAACAGAGCACAGGTTATAGCATGAGTTCCTGAGAAAAACTGAAGGCATTGGAGAAGAGGATTAACAAAGTATTGCAAGTACCTCTACAAAGTAAACACAACACTTTGTACGACAAACCTGTGAGCGAACTATTGCAGATTCAGCGCCTACAATTTCTGCAAAAGCTTGGTCAAGAGCTTCACGTCCCCCAGCTTCATCGTGACCATAGCCAGTACTTCCAGCGAAGTGCTGATTGTAGAcaagaaaatgacaagggacaATATATATCACATTTTATCATTTCATAGTTATGGCCAACCATAACAAGAGACACAAATAGGGCATTCGACTTTATACACGCACACGCACACACAGTTCAGCCGTTAATATATACCATTGTGTTATATAAACATGTAACAGTAAGGATAACTACGTTTTATGTATGCATATCTTGGATATATATGCAGTGCATGGATATAACAAActgtaaatgaaaaaaaaagccaTATAAACATAGTACACATAAACATGCAACGGCATAAGATGCACAGTTAACAATTCTCATAACATGGTGAGGCAACATAATATATGCTTCCTTCCCAAGGGTtaaagtttacatcaaaagcactCAAACAAGGGTCTCACATCCAAGTCTACTATGTACCCATAACCATCTCGGGCATTACATTCAAATGAAGTAAAAGCCTACTCACATGAGATCCAATTCGGGCATTCTGGAAAGCTTTAAGAACCCGGGTGGTATTGCGTGCTACCAAATTATCCACAGCTCTGAACTCTGAATGCAGGGCATCCACTGCTTCCACAACCTGCATTATACAAAAGATGAATCCACTTAGTTCATTTTCCCAAATAAAGCTTTTAGTGCCTAACACAAAATTCAGCTCTATATCAATTCAAACCATGTATACAGTGACTATATGTACTTCTACATAAATAAAGGCTTGTAGAAGATGGGTCTGTTTAATTGCTCTTGGAGTCTAAAAAACATTACGTGCCTTATAGCCTATGCTGATTAATTTACCAACAGAAGAAAACAATATAGAATTTGCCCATCTAAAATAATGATCAATATGATCAGCATTAATTTATCTAGCCTAATCATAAGACTAGGATAAAAGAACATTAATCCTTTTCTAGCTTGCCCACATTTTATcaggaaaacaaaacaagacGCTGACTTTTAGTTTTAAAACAACTGGGTTTTGAGAAAACATGAGTGGCATTTATAAGTCACTACTCTTCTTGCATCATTTCATATATTTTCATGCCTCATCCAACATTAGCAATAGAAAACTTAGCATTATAATACTTGGAAGTAATTTGCTGCACTCACCCAGAAACCAAACAGGAAAAAGAACAACTTAAACATCTGGATATAATGAAAATAAGAAGTATGAAGTAAGAGCAACTTACCTCTGGAACAAAAGGACTGTCTTTCTGATAACAATGGTGATTGGTAGGGACTGAGACGGAGACGGGAGAGCCGGAACGAGTAGTGGCCATGGGTACAGAAGCTCTGAAAGTGAGCGCAGGATAAGCAGACGTGGCGCAGGATAAGGCCCACATCCTCAACTAGTTTGTAGTTTGAAGGAGACGCTGAATTCTCAGTGGGTTTCAGGACTTTGTCGATAATAACGTTTACCTGTTTGGAACGCAGGTTGGTTGTAGCGGGTTGGTTTTTATTTCATTTCCAAGGCGCCGTTTTCGAGTGTCTCACATAACAAACATGTACatggccgtgaccacttacccgattttaggctaaaaattgtccacttactccactaagagttttttaactccatttacccaatctaacattcattgacagttttgcccctattttaattaataaattacatctgtctctctcaaactccctctctctcagactctctctcttcgatctattttctctctcctcccccctcatcgatctctccctccctccctcccaccTCCGGCCGGCGATATGTTGACCACAgacccgatctctctctctctctctctctcgcggcTCAGACGGCACTGGACAGCTGCAGAAGCTGCCGCCGTGGGAGAAGAAGATGGACACCGTCACCATGCTCGTGGCGGCGCACCGCTACGTTCAATTCCTCCAGCCTCAGGGCGCCGCCGTCCGTGCCATGCCCATCGTCGCCTCCAGCTCCGTGCCCGTCTTGAAACAGCAGCGAGACGAGAGAACACTCCTGCGAGATCGGCGCAACCTCCACTTCGCCGGTCTCCGATTTCACGGCTGCCTCGAGCTCCTTGAATGCCTCTGCAATTTTCCTCAGCGGCTTCTCGTTCGCCATtgcaaactctctctctcttcttcttcttcttcttcttctgtgaaattctctcaagttcttttttttttttttgtaaatttggcagaaggattataaggaaagaagaaagaagaatgaaaaaaaaagttttattgagtagttatacatgtctattgcggggcaataatatgattattgggaggcaataatatgcatataaattgatcaattgtgcctgtagtgtattcattttggttttgggagtttatacaattcattggacggcaataatatgattttaggaggcaataatatgattattggggggcaataatatggttactgggtattaatAAATTCAGATGCcgaaatccggtcaccagtccggtagccggtcgccggattccggtcatcggtcgccggattccggtcatcggtcgccggagtcggcgcccggccactggtcaccggagcacagcaaggtggaggatgacttctctctctaagtgagaaagaaggagagggcaaaaaagtctcaaaaataaataaaaagaataaaaaaagaattaattgggtattagggaaataatcccttagagtgttttgggtaaatggggttaaaaaactgttagtggagcaagtgggcaattttaagctaaaattgggtaaatgatcatttcccctaataCATAATACATAataccatttacacaattttatgataaaaattgcccacttacacaaacactctaagagattgcccacttacccaaaaactctaagagattatttccctaatacccaattagctcagtggttagagcacccactacctaatgacgaagtcatgggttcgagtcaccatgggggtaggagtgaaatcctttgatcctctttttgtaaagagaaaagagaaagaaaaaaaaaattaattctttttttattcttttttatttatttttaggacttttttgccctttccttctttctcacttagagggagaagtcatcggagaccttgccggactccggtcaccAGTGGCAGGCCgccgactccggcgaccggactaatgatcggattccggcatctgaatttattgccccctaataatacccagtaatcatattattgccctccaataaacatattattgccctccaataaacatattatttccctccaataattatattattacctgctaataatcatattattgtcctcCAATAactatattattgcctcctaataatcatattattaccccaataatcatattattaaccTCCAATAGGCCCTAAACAGGAGAGCCCTGAAATCTGaatccccctttctcttctctctctctctctgagaaacCTGAAATATGaatccccctttctcttctctctctctgagaaatTTAATATCGATGAGATTTATattcaaatatttcttcttaGAACGTATTGATTTGACCCCATAAGCGGGACCACCACCCCATAGCATGTTGCCGCCAGAAGCGGAACCCTCGAACATCTGGTGGGCACTATTTCTATAGAGACAAAAAAGCGAAgcgaagaaggagagagagagaaagagaggtgCAATGTCTCTGCGGCCGAGCACAAGAACCGAGGTGAGGAAGAAATCGTACAAGTCAGGGGTGGACGCCGACGTTCCTATCCGACCCGAATTCCCATATCGGGACCAGCGCCTCCGGGAGCTTCCAGCGCGAGTAGTAGCGACTGGGACAGTGGGCTTTGATGGTGGGCTCGAGGTCGGCGAAGATTGCGCCTGGGACATGCTTGCCGGCACCGATCtcggagaagaagatggtgggcTTTGACGGAGGGCTCGAGGTCGGCGAAGATTACGCCTGGGACATGCTTGCTGGCACCGATCTCGGAGAAGAAGGTGCTGAAGGCGTCGTCGCTCGGCATCTGGCCGTCCGGCTGGGGGGGgaaggggggagagagagagagagagattaaaatGAGGGTAATTATGTCagtagatgttagattgggtaaatgagattaaaaaactcttagtggagtaagtggtcaatttttaagctaaaattgggtaagtggtcattatccctaaTAAAAAAAAGGCTGGTTTTCGACTACAGGCTGGTTCATTTTAACTCAATTAAGGGCCGCCGGCCTAACCTTTCTCAATGTTTGATAAAAATTTGTTTACGTCTACCTTGGGAAATATTTGGTAGGTTGACCCTTACGAACTCTAGATAAGTTTTTGTTAATGTCTAGACTTTTTACTAGTTTGTATAATAAATCTATTGGTAGTAAATAATCAATCGAGTACTTAGAGGGGGATTCCATGTACatgtttttctgttttgactAAAACAGTTAGGTATCATTCTATAGTAtttaggttctaatgtatagattatttatacaaattttcagccaaattgatgatcattaaggtatcgaactaaaTTAAATCAATAGACGAACCAAATCTATCTAACCTGAAACATTCATGTTTATActtgtaaatcgcagttatgaatgccttaaaaattatcaatttggctaaaaatttacagaaatgatctactcatatagatctaaaaactgaacggttgagtttttttttttctttattcctttGCTTGTAGTTTCCGTGATTTATTTGTTCAATGTTTTAGAAGTTAATTGAACACACATTTGCAATTAAGGAATTGTGAAGAGGTTCATGTACAATATATAATTAGAATGTGCATTCAATTATATGATGAATGTATTATCATTTTTGGTacggatgaatatattatttttttacaataactgtttttttttcaatgaaaatCAACATTTCTCATTAATAGTCTCAAGCTAGAGCAGTACATTACATACATTTCCACTGCCTTGAAAAACAGAGGGCAAATAAGAAAACGTGGTATATATATCTAGTACCACTCATTAACGAACATCCATGCTCACATATTCTAAACAGGCTTATCTTACTATGATCGAAACGATTGCATAGTAAATAAGCATAGTACATAAAAGACTTAAAAGGAAGGCTAAAGAAAAGCCTTATGAGCCCAAACCCTCCACCAGGATCCCATAACCGAAACCCTAGTAAGACGGAGCCCGCCTGTTTGGTCCAAACTTGGGCCACAATCCACAATCGTGACACCCAATCTATTTTGAGCACCCAAAATGATCTAGGCACCCAAAGCTTCCCAGAATTGGGCTGCAAACTTGACCTGGGCCATACAGCAGATTTGGGCCGCCCAATCGAGTTGGGCCTCGAAACTGATCTTGGCACCCAACCCAGAATGAGCATACCCACTCCTACTCCGATCACTGTCACGGCCTCCACCTCCGCCGCACATACAAGATGTAGGCCATCTCATCTCCGACCCGGATCCATGACCGAATTCAGATCTCGCAAAACTCTAATCCAACACTGAGAATCAGCAAGACTTTCGTCCACCTTGAGACGCCCCCGACGGAACGCGAACTGCATCACTCTTGCAAGTTGGAGCCGGCCCACCACTGACTTTGAAAGCCAGAACACCGCCACCTTGCTCCAGGAACAGAAACGATCCTTCGTCTCATCCACCAATCGACAAAAGCCGATCTCCTTCCACCCTGCATGCCCGCAGTTAGGCTCTTTCAACCGTCCTCTGCGTGGTCGGATCCGACCCGGATCAGCATGGCAGCCCATCACCGCAAGCATGTAATGGAAAGATGTACCACCCACCGACACCTTCCAACACAGGGAGAGCCCATCACTGCAAGCAATCGCTCGTGCTTTCACCAAGTCAGAGTACAAATCTGCAGTCCCCCCTATGTATTGCACAATACCTGTTATCGGACGCAAAGCAGTTGCGTTCTTTGGAGATCGGCGCACGGGCTCCACCTGTATAGGCCGGTTCTCGATGCCATTTGGGCAGCTTACCTTCTTCCCCTCTCTAGGCGAAAATGCAGAGCCGCTTAGCTGTACTATTGGCGCAAGGGAGCGCCATTGGAAGCCTGGCAAGCGGCGGCTAGGGcagagcatttttttttataatctgATGCTTTAGTATTATATTGTTCTAGTATGGCCACACTTATTCTTACAATAACTGTTATTTATGTTCAACACTCTTAAAATAACTGTTGCTAAAAATAACTAGTATTATTAAACAAAAAATGGATCTATATAACATCTTTCTAGTCACGTGAAAAAGTCTAAATTATGTTCACCAAACAAAAAAAGTCTAAATTATGACTTTAAGAGTGTTGTTCTTCACATACTAAATTGTTATTAACAcacttttttgcttttttttttttattgtataaattatcCATAATACGTTGTTTGAAGAAAAGTTGCATTTAGAATATAAAAGTTGTGTTGATAACAATATGAGGTGTGTTAATATCAAATCTTTAATTTGAATACATAAGATTTTTCAAAAATAATTGTTGCTTTTCTCTCTGACCGATGACAAGAAAAATAATTGTTGCTTTTCATTAATAACTGTTGCTTTTCAAAAATAACTGTTGCTTTTCTCTCTGTGGAGGGACTCGATCGTTTGGGGAAGAGAGGTGTGTCTTACACTGAACCTTTACTCCAAGTTGACGATGGGATGCAGCTTGTCCTGCAACACAAAAATGGTCAACTGATTGTCtcgccaaagaagaagaaattggatAGACCAAAGGGAAGTAAGAACAAACCGAAGTGTGCAAAGGTTCTGGAGAATGAGTTCCAGGGTAGAAAGTCTAAGAAGTGGAAGCTTAGGGAAAGTGATCGCCCTGGTCAAGTGCTGGAGGAAAAAGAGATAAGCAGTACCTCTGAATATATGGAGCAGCTGCCGACTGATGGTGGCATTTGTGGGGATGTTGGAGCTTCATCCTCAACTAGTAATGTTTAAATTTTCATAGGTCGCAAAATCTAGTTAGCTCGGTTGTTAACTTTTATATTTCCTTGCTTCTGAGCTCCTAGATTTTGTAAGAATAAAGGTGCTTATTagtccttaaaaggtgggtgtacccgggAGTGCGTAGGTTCTATGTTAGTATAGGTCATTTGCATGTCCTACAGGACGGCTCTTTATGTCGGCCCCTATgggtgtgtcgtttctggtactgcttgctgaacatTAATATATCTGACCTCCTTGAATTCAAAAAAGATGACAAGGTTCATGCACACATAATAAATGTGTTCAtgcacacaaaataaaaaattcatttGTCATTAATAATATGTGAACAAGTATTTGCTGGAATTTAAATAGTTCATGTACTTTTATTTACGAAATGTATCTTCAGGTCTATATATAATTCATTTGTCGAGGCAACAAAGGGTACCCAGCTTTTGATAATTTGAATAAGAATACTTGGAGAGAATTTCACTAGTTTTTGTTTACTTACTTATTCTCTTCAGCTTCTTGAGAGGATTCCTCTATTTTCGTTCATCTCAATTGTTTCCCCAACATTTCTCTTTGTCTCGATCATCTTTTTCTAGGCTTTGTATGGTTGTTTAGATGCACCTGATGAGTACATTTCAACCTTTTCTCTCACCCATATTTCCTATTCAAGGTATATTTGGTTTACAATTCgcaagtttatgaacaaatgCTTATGTTTACCAATGGAGTTTTTGCTTATTGGGAAATAGAAGATTTAAGCTTGGAACTTCATTCAACATTGTGTTTGGTTAGTTGATTCTACTGAGATCTTTGGTTGATTAACTTTGATGACAATCTAGAATAATCTATATGATAGTgtagtttttggtttttttttattcaaacacTTAATTGGTGTGTTTCTTTGAATTACATTATATAGGTCCAAAGAGATCATCAGCTGTAAGGAGAAACATTGCAGCTCAAAATAATGAGATTCAGATCCAAAGACCAATGCAAACCTTGTTTGGAGAAGAAGAGTTGACTCTGGTCCGGACTATAGACGGATTCAACCAAGGTGAAGATGCCATTGAAGTCTTGTGCGGTTGCACCGACAAAAAATATGGTGACACGATTGGGAAGCTTATGGTTTCCTCGATTGGGCAGTTCATAATCACTTGTGAATGCCCTCTTGAGCATACCAAAGAGGACAGAGAGAATAGTACATAATTTCTTCTAGGGCTGGGTTCGGATCGGTTCTGTCCAAAAAACTTGAAAACCGAGTCCGAAACCGACACTGTCGGTTCGGTCCGGATTGGTGTTTGCAGAATGCTGAGACCGATGAGAAACCGACCCGAAACATTCGGTTTGGTCTGTCAGTTTTTCGGGCCAAGAAATCTGGCAGGAATGCAGAAACTGTAAAGCAGGAGAAAATGCAGAAACGCAGCAAAACTGTAAAGCAGAGAATGCAGAAATGCAGCAAAACTGTAAAGCAGAGAATGCAGAAATGCAGAAAACCTGTAAAGCAGAAATGCAGCAAACTTGTAAAACAGAAAATGCAAAAATGCAGCAAAACTGCAAACTACAAATGCAGAAATGCAGAAAATCGTAGACATGTACATATTATCGGTCCGGATCGGTCCTAATCGGTTTGGAGAATATGGAAACCGAGACCGATCCGAAGGAGGGATAAACCGAACCAAGAAATTCAGCATTGAAAACCGACCCGAATGGTCGGTTTCGGTCCGGATTGAGCCGGTTTCTCGGACTCTCGGGTGAAAACGCCCACCCCTACTTTCTTCTTCATTCCTTTCCTTGCTTTTGTACTTCTACTACTTGCTCTTGTTATGTCAACTTAGTGCTTCTATATTTGTAATGCAGAGATTACTGAGTCTACTGACCCAAGAAGAATGACACCAAAAGAATTTAAGAGCCATGCAAGGAGTGGAGTGAGAAGATGGAAGAGTAACATCTGGGTTAGGAAGGAAGGCAAAAAAGTCTCTTCAGAAATCAGGGTTGTTGAGATACTACAAGTACGCTGCGAATGATAGCAACTGGGACCGTAGCAGATCAGATTTCGTCCATCGAGATGAATTCCTTGGCTGCTCTAAGTGTCAGAAAGAGCGAAGGTTTCATTTGCGCACAGTGGATGAGTGCAAAGCTTTCCATTAAGCCTCGAAAAAGATAAATTGGAGATGCGCTGACCGCTATGAAAAGTGAGTTGCCTCTCTTATTGATATTGCATCTTTGATGTCTCATATATGTGCAGTGCTAATATATAAAGACTTGATGGTTTTTTTTCTATGCTTCATCCAGAACAAATtgcgaagatgaagaagagcgTGTCGGTCGAAAAAGCTACGGGAGATGTCCTCATGCCCCAACCTGCAAGGTTTGCACCTCTTGTGTGTGTTTGGGTTGCAGCATGTGCCGCTTCAAGGACTGTGATTGCCAGACCTATGTTGACTACATTCAGAATGTGGAACCTTAAAGTCCAAATTTTTTTCCTTGCTCCTTCAGTTTGCCTCAAAACTATGAATTTGAGGCTCTCAATGTTATGACTTATATTGTGCTAGCTTGCATTGAATTTGAGAATAAGGTTGCATTTTAATCTAAATTTTTTCGTCATGAACATATTTCTTTTGATGAAAGAAATTAGAATATTCAAAACCCTTTCCAGCTTATCCCGATGGAAGATGCAGCTCGGTTTTTTATCCTAATTTCAGACCTCCCTTCAATCCAAAGCCAGTCATTCAAAAATTTTATGAAGACGAGTTGTATAGCTGCTGAAGGGTTGATTCGAAATAGTGAGGTGATTGGTTATGTGGCTTTTCTATCAATTTGGTGTAGGAAGAAAGTTTACAGTAGAGCTATGCTCATGATATCTTTGATTGAAGTGGCTTTGCGGTACAACTTTGACAATGTTAGTGTCGAATCAAATTCTGCTGTAGGAGTCAATATCTAGTGGTCAAATTGACAATGGACATTAAGACATTCTCTTTATTTGGGTTTTCACCTTTTTTTTCCCGTCCACCTGAGTGTGTCCGTTAGAGAGACACTTAAAAGAAGACAAAGATGGCCTCTTGAAACTGAGATTAGTTATTGTTTAGTTTTCTTGTTGGCATTAGCCTCCTTGTAacccaaacaaaacaaaaaaaattcaaatatttttttcttaCTTGGCAATTGATTTAACATCAATAACTTACGTGTTACAGCCCATTTTCTCACAAGCTTTCCAGATATTATCACACCTCCCATCCTCCTAGGCTCCTCCATCTCAGACACCTCACCCTCTCATCTTCCATCTTAATCGTCTTTTTCTTTCTACAACCTCATTAATATTCAACCCTTGCAGTCTCGACAAGAATCTATTCACTTAACTTCATACTTGAAAattgaaagaacaaaaaaatcctCAACCTCAAACCAAATTCTTCACTACAATACAGAGACCAGCCGCCATGGTAGTAATAGCGACAAAGTGAGCTTTGACAAAAGCCTCACTTCTAGAGGCCAAACATCTCTCCACCATCATTTTCCACCC harbors:
- the LOC133732756 gene encoding uncharacterized protein LOC133732756, whose product is MWALSCATSAYPALTFRASVPMATTRSGSPVSVSVPTNHHCYQKDSPFVPEVVEAVDALHSEFRAVDNLVARNTTRVLKAFQNARIGSHHFAGSTGYGHDEAGGREALDQAFAEIVGAESAIVRSQFFSGTHAITCALFAFLRPGDELLAVAGPPYDTLEEVIGKRDSHGMGSLIDFGVKYREVPLAEDGGLDWDALRHALNPETKCALIQRSCGYSWRQSLSVDDIRRAIEIIKMQNPNCLVMVDNCYGEFVESIEPPMVGADLIAGSLIKNPGGTIAPCGGYVAGRERWVKAAAARLSAPGLAVDCGSTPGHTMRAFFQGLFLSPQMVGEAIKGTFLVAEVMASKGYKVQPLPRVPRHDTVQAIQLGNRERLLAFCEAVQRSSPVGSFTKPIAGTTPGYASEVIFADGTFVDGSTSELSCDGPLREPFAVFCQGGSHWTQWGLVLGEVLKAI